One window of the Vigna radiata var. radiata cultivar VC1973A chromosome 1, Vradiata_ver6, whole genome shotgun sequence genome contains the following:
- the LOC111241307 gene encoding receptor-like protein 12, protein MSQNNLSGKIPNNISWKLFERPSISLNSNNFEGKIPQFLLQASELRLSDNKFSDLFSFTCDQRTYAMATLDLSNNQLKGQLPHCWKSVNQLVFLDLSNNKLLGKIPVSMGSLVKLKVLVLGNNNLTGELASTLKNCSNLIMLDVAENMFYGPIPSWIGESMQQLIILNMRSNHFSGDLPIQLCYLKHIQFLDLSRNMLSKGIPSCVKNLTAMTEKNINTSDTLHRIYSINITYYEIYGVNGDEYYTLNISLMWKGVEQGFKNPELKLKSIDISSNNLSGEIPKEIGYLVGLISLNLSRNNLRGEIPCEIGNLRSLDSLDLSRNHFSGKIPSALSKIDGLDKLDLSHNSLSGRIPRERHFETFDGSSFEGNNDLCGEQVRKSCPGDGDQTIVNLSKAEAMNDDEDSCFYEALYMSMGIGYFTGFWSLVGPMLLWRSWRNTYLRFLNKLTDRICDRSYRM, encoded by the coding sequence ATGTCTCAGAATAATCTCAGTGGTAAAATTCCTAATAATATATCATGGAAGCTTTTCGAAAGACCGTCCATATCTctgaattcaaataattttgaagGCAAAATTCCGCAATTTTTACTACAAGCTTCAGAACTAAGGCTTTCTGACAATAAATTTTCAGATTTGTTTTCATTCACATGTGACCAACGCACATATGCAATGGCCACTTTGGATTTATCAAACAATCAATTGAAGGGACAACTCCCACACTGTTGGAAATCTGTAAATCAGTTAGTGTTTCTTGATTTAAGCAATAATAAATTGTTAGGGAAGATTCCTGTGTCCATGGGCAGCCTTGTTAaattgaaagtcttggttttagGAAACAATAACCTGACGGGTGAATTAGCTTCCACTTTGAAGAATTGCAGCAATTTAATTATGTTGGATGTGGctgaaaatatgttttatggCCCAATACCATCATGGATAGGAGAAAGTAtgcaacaattgataatattgaACATGCGATCGAATCATTTCTCTGGAGATCTTCCTATTCAACTCTGTTATTTGAAGCACATTCAATTCTTGGATCTTTCGAGAAATATGTTATCAAAAGGAATTCCATCATGCGTAAAGAATTTGACTGCAATGACTGAAAAGAACATCAACACAAGTGACACTCTACATCGTATATATTCGATCAATATCACCTATTATGAAATATATGGCGTTAATGGTGACGAATATTACACCCTTAACATAAGCTTGATGTGGAAAGGTGTGGAACAGGGATTCAAGAATCCAGAGTTAAAGCTTAAGAGCATTGATATTTCAAGTAATAATTTAAGTGGTGAAATACCGAAGGAGATTGGATATTTGGTTGGGCTAATTTCTCTTAATTTATCCAGAAATAATCTGAGAGGAGAAATTCCTTGTGAGATTGGGAATTTAAGATCACTAGACTCCCTTGATTTATCAAGAAATCATTTCAGTGGGAAAATTCCTTCTGCTCTTTCTAAAATTGATGGTCTGGACAAACTAGACTTGTCACACAACTCTCTTTCAGGAAGAATTCCAAGGGAAAGACACTTTGAAACCTTTGATGGGTCTAGTTTTGAAGGAAACAATGATCTTTGTGGTGAACAAGTGAGAAAAAGTTGTCCTGGAGATGGAGATCAAACAATAGTAAATCTTTCAAAAGCTGAAGCAATGAATGATGATGAAGATAGCTGTTTCTATGAGGCATTATACATGAGCATGGGGATCGGATACTTCACTGGATTTTGGAGCTTAGTAGGGCCAATGCTGCTTTGGCGTTCTTGGAGGAATACTTATCTGAGATTCCTTAATAAATTGACAGACCGTATATGTGATCGGTCGTATAGAATGTGA
- the LOC106759971 gene encoding probable LRR receptor-like serine/threonine-protein kinase At1g34110: MPVTCCQHGEMMTTVEIVASGKAFDAILKQLMLPSFVSGVRIQNIWEVHSYITSLFPLQNIQHLDLSYNSFVGSHIPQLMGSLTNLRYLNLSYSDFGGNIPTQLGNLTHLLSLDLSLNYFLRGNIPYQLASFTSLTYLDLSYDILDGKLAYQFGNLSQLRYLDLSENSFSGALPFQVENLPFLQTLRLGNLPFLHTLRLGAYFLWHNLTLGGGFDVKPKDAKWLSNMSSLTHLAINGLHNPEWLQMIHSPKLRELSLVYCFLSDTHIQSLFYSRSNFSTSLSILDLSSNMLTSSTFQLLSKFCLNLQELYLSDNNIVLSSPVHSTFSSLVILDLSHNKMPSSVFQGSFNFSSKLQNLYLRNCSLRDDSFLMSAISITNFSSSLASLDLSSNMLISSSIFYWLFNSTTNLRTLELFHNMLEGPIPDGFGKVMNSLEDLDLSSNKIQGEIPSFFGNMCTLQSLDLSNNKLSGQISSFFLNSSWCNRHVFQRLWLSGNNITGRLPKSIGLLSELEGLYLDGNCLEGDVTESHLSKFSKLRDLYLSENTLSLKIVPNWYQNGFGTTCIM, translated from the exons ATGCCTGTGACATGCTGTCAACATGGAGAGATGATGACAACAGTCGAGATTGTTGCAAGTGGAAAGGCATTCGATGCGATCCTCAAACAGCTCATGTTACCATCCTTCGTCTCCGGGGTTCGAATACAGAACATTTGGGAGGTGCACTCATATATCACTTCATTGTTTCCATtgcaaaatattcaacatttggATCTCAGCTACAATAGTTTTGTAGGGAGTCACATCCCACAACTCATGGGCTCACTAACTAATTTAAGATATCTCAATCTCTCCTATTCTGATTTTGGTGGTAACATTCCTACCCAACTTGGAAACCTTACACATTTATTGTCTTTGGATTTAAGTCTCAATTATTTTCTCCGTGGAAATATCCCTTATCAACTTGCAAGCTTTACAAGTTTAACGTATCTCGATCTCAGTTATGATATTCTTGATGGGAAACTCGCTTACCAATTTGGAAATCTGTCACAGTTGAGGTATCTTGATCTTAGCGAAAATTCCTTTTCTGGAGCACTCCCTTTCCAGGTTGAGAATCTTCCTTTCTTGCAAACTCTTAGACTTGGGAATCTTCCTTTCTTGCACACTCTTCGACTTGGGGCTTATTTTCTCTGGCACAATCTTACACTTGGTGGTGGTTTTGATGTCAAACCTAAGGATGCAAAGTGGTTGTCTAATATGAGTTCCCTGACACATCTTGCCATCAATGGTTTACATAACCCTGAATGGTTGCAAATGATTCATAGTCCAAAGCTAAGAGAGTTGAGCCTAGTTTACTGTTTTCTTTCAGATACCCATATTCAATCTTTGTTTTATTCACGTTCCAACTTTTCCACTTCTCTTTCCATCCTCGATCTTTCTTCTAATATGCTGACATCCTCAACATTTCAATTATTGTCTAAATTTTGCCTTAATCTTCAAGAGCTTTATCTTTCTGATAATAACATTGTTTTGTCATCTCCAGTCCACTCAACCTTTTCTTCTCTTGTGATCCTTGACCTTTCCCATAATAAGATGCCATCATCGGTCTTTCAAGGTAGCTTCAACTTCAGTTCAAAACTTCAAAATCTTTATTTGCGAAATTGTAGTCTTAGGGATGATAGTTTTCTCATGTCAGCTATTTCAATTAcgaatttttcttcttctcttgcctCGCTTGATCTCTCCTCAAATATGTTGATATCATCATCCATATTTTACTGGCTCTTCAATTCCACTACCAATCTTCGTACACTTGAACTTTTTCATAACATGCTGGAAGGTCCCATTCCAGATGGATTTGGGAAAGTAATGAACTCTCTTGAAGATCTTGACCTCTCAAGTAACAAAATTCAAGGCGAGATTCCATCTTTCTTTGGGAACATGTGCACATTGCAGAGTTTAGACCTCTCAAACAATAAGTTGAGTGGGCAAATTTCTAGCTTCTTTCTAAATTCTTCATGGTGCAACAGACACGTGTTTCAGAGATTGTGGTTATCTGGTAACAACATTACAGGAAGGCTCCCTAAAAGCATTGGATTGCTATCTGAATTGGAGGGCTTGTACTTGGATGGAAATTGCTTGGAGGGTGATGTCACCGAATCccatctttcaaaattttccaaattaagGGACTTATATTTGTCAGAGAACACCCTATCTCTAAAAATAGTCCCTAACTGG TACCAAAATGGTTTTGGAACAACTTGCATAATGTGA